The genomic segment GCGAGCGCCGTCACGTACGAGCCGGAGGCGACGAAGAGGGCGTGGCCGAAGGAGAGCAGCCCGGTGCGCCCGAACAGCACGTCGTAGGACAGCGCGAGGCCCCCGAAGACGAAGCACAGGGCCAGCAGCTGCATGGAGCCGGGGCTGTTCGCGCCCCCGGGCAGCAGCCCCGGCACCTCGAGGATGACCCACGGCAGGAGCACGAGGAGCATCAACACGGCTACCGGGACGAGCGCGCGGGCGGCGCGGCCGGCGCCGTGCCCGTGCGTCGCAGGTGGTTGTGCTCGGCCACCAGGGGGCGCACCTTGCCGCGCAGCAGCACGCCTTGCCGCGCATTTTGCAAGTGCGACAGTCACTAATGAAAGTCCGGCGACTACTTCATACAGTACTAATCTTTGGCAGGTCTTCAACAGGACAGTAGTCTCCCAAACTGTGTACACGCCAGCTGTGCGACTTGAGAACATCATCGAGGTCGAGCCGCCGCTGAAGCGTAAGAATCACGAGGTCATCTACCAAAAACTCACCTGTCGCCCTGACGGTGGCTCCCGGATCGGGCGTAAGCTTTACGTAGGCGATGTCTGGCGAGGGATACTCAGGGCGGGTCGCCATACCACGATTGCGGACGACTTTGCGCGCCTGGCGGAGAGTCCGCCGCCACGAGGTCAACGACTGCGGGGTGACGATGGAGCGCAACTCATGACGTGCGCGCGGCCCTTCCAAGATGTTGCAGAACCGACGGGCCGTCCGAAGCACGTGCAGGTGGCCTTCAGCTTCTGCCTGTCGCCAGGCTGCGGCCTCGTCAGTCGGTAGCAAAGCCGGGCCCCATGGGTGTCGGTAACGCACGGCATCAACGGCAGCTCGCGGTGCACGGACGTCGAGGCCTGGCCGTTCGAGGGCAAGGAGGTCTCGATCTCCGCTGACGAGGAGACTCGCCTGCGTCGACTCAGCGAGAGCAAGGAGGTAGTCGTCATCCGGATCGCGACACACCCGCGTCCAGGTCTCCTCTGGCGGGTCCTCGACATGGTCAGCCAGCAGCGTCAGCGCTCGTATGAACTGTTGACCACCCTCAAAGCGAGGTACCGGTAGAACTTTTTCCGCTCAAGGACCCCCTGGAGCTCCGAGAGCAGCAATGGGGAGACCAGGAGCACGGCCTGGCCCTCGACCGCCAGGTCGAGCACCTCGGCCGGTGCTCCCTTACCGGTGATGGCCGCGGAGACGTACACACCGGGGTCCACCACCAAGCGTGGGATACCAGGGCGCTCCGGGTGCTCTCCCCTCATGGAGCCAGGCCGTCGTCCCTCAGCACTGCACGACCGCGAGCCTTGCGAGCAGCGCGGACAGCCTTCACCTCGTCCCGTGCCAACTCGCTGGCTTGCTCCTCACTGAGATCACTGTTCGCGCGCACCGCGGCCAGCACATCAGTCAGGAGTCGTGTAGCGAGGCTGCGGCGGATCGAGTCTTCGATGACCTGATCCCTGCTCGTGCCCAACTGCTCAGCCACTTCATCGACCGAACGCAGGACCGCTGCATCAAGCTCGACGCGAGCTCCGACCTTTGTCATGACACCCCATCCCTCCTGTCGCAACCAGCCTAGACGGAGAACCGTTCCACGACGGGCCCTCACGCCTCGGCATCACCTGTGAGTGGCAACCGCATCAAGGACAACTCCTAGGCAGCGACGGCTAGGCCGGCGCGCCGTCCGCCGTGCTGCTCGACGACGCGCTCGGTTTCATGTCTTGGCAGCATGCAGCCTCGCGGTAGACGCTGAGCGCATTACCTGGCTCACCCATTAGCCGCAGGTGGCGCCCTCGCCCGGCAGCACGCCGTCCAGCAGGTAGCCGTCGACGGCGGCGTCCACGCACGCCGACCCCCGGCGGTAGGCGGTGTGCCCCTCGCCGTCCCACGTCAGCAGCCGCCCCGAGGACAGCTGGTCGGCGAGGGCCTGCGACCACGCGTACGGCGTGGCCGGGTCGCCCGTGGTGCCGACGACGAGGACGGGCGCAGCGCCCTCGGCGGTGACCGGCCCCGGCGCGCCGACGGGCGCCGCGGGCCACACCCCGCACAGCACCTCCCCGCGCGCCAGGGACGCGCCGAACGTGGGCGAGGCCGCCTCCACGCGCCGCGCGGCGGCCTCGACGGCCCCGGCGGAGGCGTCCACCGGGTGGTCCAGGCAGGTGACCGCGTGGAAGGCCTCCATGATGTTGGAGGCGTACGTGCCGTCCGGGCGCCGGTCGGCGTAGGCGTCCGCCATCCGCAGCAGCACCGACCCGTCGTCTCGCTGCGCGCGCGCCAGGCCCTCGTCGAGCGCGGGCCACGAGGCGTCGTCGTACAGCGCGGCGACGACGCCCGTGGTCGCCAGCGCGGCCGTCAGCGGCCGGTCGGTGCCGGTCGGCAGCGGGGCGGTGCGGGCGGCCTCGAGCACGTCGCGCACCTGCTCCACCGCGGCCTCGGGGTCCTGCGCCAGCGGGCAGCCGCTGCGCTGCGGGCAGTCCTCGGCGTACGCGCGCAGCGCCCCCTCCAGGCCCTCGGCCTGCTCCACGGCGACGTCGACGTAGGACGCCGCGGGGTCCAGCGCGCCGTCGAGGACGAGGCGGCCCACCCGCTGCGGGAACAGGTCGGCGTAGGTCGCGCCGAGCTGGGCGCCGTAGGACTTGCCCAGGTAGTGCAGGCGCTGCGAGCCGAGGACGGCGCGCAGCACGTCGAGGTCGCGGGCCGCGCTGGCGGTGTCGACGTGCGCCAGCAGGGGGCCCGTGCGCTCGGCGCACCCGGCCGCGAAGGCCTCGGCGTCGCGGCGCAGCTCCTGCAGGTCCGGGCTCGGCGCGCCCCCGGACCCGGCGGCCGCGCCCCCGGCCAGCTGCGCGTCGAGCTCGGCGTCGGAGACGCAGTCCACCGGCGAGGAGGAGCCGACGCCGCGGGGGTCGAACCCGACGACGTCGTAGCGGGCCGCCACGGCCGGGGAGACGACGCCGCGCCCTGCGCGGCGCACCCACGCCACCCCGGAGGCGCCGGGCCCGCCGGGGTTGACGAGCAGCGCGCCGGCGCGCTCCTCGGGCTCGGTGGCCGGCCAGCGCGCCACGGCCAGGCCCAGGTCCTGCCCCGCCGGGTCCGCCCAGTCCACGGGCACGCGCACCGTGGCGCACTCCAGGCCCTGCTCGCACGGCACCCACTGCGGCGCCTGCGCGTAGTAGCGCGCCGCGGCGGGGTCGCCGCTCTGCTCCGCGCCGGCGTCCACGGGGCCGGAGGGCGCGGCCAGCGTGGTCGGCGGGCCCCCGCTCGGCTGCGGCGGCCCCGACGAGCAGCCGCCCAGCGCCAGGGCAGCGGCGGCCAGCAGCGCCGCCGCCCCGCTCCGGCCGGCTCCCCGCCGGCCGGCCGTCACGGGCGCAGCTCCAGCGCCATCGCCTCCACGGCCAGCAGGGGGTTGACGTTGGCACCGATGCGCTCGCGGGCCTGCCGGACGGCGTCCAGGCGGCGCAGGGTGCGCTCGGGGGTGGTGTCCGCGGCCAGCCGCTCGACGTCGCGGCGCGCCTCGGCGTTGACCAGCTCCACGTCGGCGCCCAGCTGGACGACGAGGACGTCGCGGTAGAGGGAGGCCAGGTCGACCAGCGCGCGGTCGAGGACGTCGCGGCGCGAGCGCGTGGCGCGGGCCTTCTGGTCCTTCTCCAGCTGGCCGACCTGGGCGCGCACCGCCGGCGGCAGCGTCGCGGCCCCCTCGGCGCCGAGGGAGCGCAGCAGCGCCGCCCGCTCGGCGGCGTCGCGCTCGGCGGTGGCCGCGGTGGCCTCCTCGGCGGCCACGTCGACGAGGTCGGCGGCGCGCAGGACGGCGTCGCCGACGCCGCGCACCTCCAGCGCGATCCTCAGCACCTCGCGCCGCCGGATGCGCGCGCCCTCGTCGCGCGCGAGCCGGCGCGCCAGGCCGATGTGGCTCTGCGCCGCGCGCGCGGCGTGCGCGGCCATCGCCGGGTCCACCCCGTCGCGGCGCACCAGCAGCTGCGCCACCGCCTCGACCGCCGGCACCCGCAGCCGCACGGCCCGGCAGCGCGAGCGGATGGTCGCCACGAGGTCCTCGGGGCTGGGCGCGCACAGCAGCCACACGGTGCGCGCCGGGGGCTCCTCGACGGCCTTGAGCAGCACGTTCGCGCCGCGCTCGCTCATCCGGTCGGCGTCCTCGACGAGCAGCACGCGCCAGCGGCCCGACGCGGGGCGCCGCTGCGCGGACTGCACCAGGCCGCGCACGACGTCGATGTCGATGCCGAGCTTCTCGGTGGTGACCACCTGCACGTCGGCGTGCGTGCCGGCCAGCGCGGTGGTGCAGGCGTGGCAGCGCCCGCACCCGCCCCGCTCGCACTGCAGGGCCGCGGCGAAGGCGCCCGCCGCCACCGAGCGCCCCGAGCCGGGCGGCCCGGTGAACAGCCACGCGTGGGTCATCTCCGCCGGGTCGCGGACGGCGCCCTGCAGCGCCGCGACGGCCTCCGGCTGGCCGACGACCTCGTTCCAGACGCTCAGCGCTCCTCCTCGCCGTCCGGCCCGGGGCGGCCGTCACCGCGGTCGCCCGGCTGGCCGTCGTGGTCGACGTCGGCAGAGGGCCCGGACCAGCCGTCCGGCAGCCAGGCGTCGTCCACGACCCGCTCCACGTGCACCGGCTCCCCGAGGCGCCGCTCGCGCACGACGAGCGGCACGTCGTCCCCGTGCTCCACGGGGCGCAGGCGGCGGGTGCGCTCGACGGCGCGCTCGCTGGCCTGCTCGGTCGGCCGCAGCTCCCCCAGCGGCAGCACCTGGGTGGCGGCGGCGTCGCGCTCGCGGCGGCGCTCCTCGGCCAGGACGGCCCGCCGCTCGCGCTCGGCCTCGCGCTCGGCCTCCTCCTCGGCCCGGCGCGCCTGCACCGCCGCGGCCTCGGCGGCCTGGCGGGCGGCCTCCGCCTCCGCGAGCGCGCGCTCGGCCTCCTGGCGGGCGCGCTCCGCCTCCAGGCGGGCCGCCTCGGCCTCGGCGAGCTGGCGCGGCGAGAGGGGCAGCAGCGGCTCGAGGCGCTCGCGCACCCGGCTCGCCACCTCCTCCGGAGTGCCCGCGGCGTCCACGACGAGGTAGCGGCGCGGGTTGCGGCGGGCCAGGGCCAGGAACCGCTCGCGCACCGCGGTGTGGAACGCCACCGGCTCGCGCTCGAGGCGGTCCAGCTGCTCGCCGAGGCGGGTGCGGGAGAGCTCCGGCGGCGCGTCGAGCAGCACCGTCAGGTCGGGCACCAGCCCCTCGGTGCCCCAGCGGGACAGCGCGGCGACCTCGTCGCCGTCCAGCGCGCGCCCGGCGCCCTGGTAGGCGATCGACGAGTCGAGGTAGCGGTCGGTGACCACAACGGCGCCGCGGTCGAGCGCGGGGCGCACCACCTCCGCCACGTGCTGGGCGCGGTCGGCCGCGTAGAGCAG from the Quadrisphaera sp. DSM 44207 genome contains:
- a CDS encoding alpha/beta hydrolase, with amino-acid sequence MTAGRRGAGRSGAAALLAAAALALGGCSSGPPQPSGGPPTTLAAPSGPVDAGAEQSGDPAAARYYAQAPQWVPCEQGLECATVRVPVDWADPAGQDLGLAVARWPATEPEERAGALLVNPGGPGASGVAWVRRAGRGVVSPAVAARYDVVGFDPRGVGSSSPVDCVSDAELDAQLAGGAAAGSGGAPSPDLQELRRDAEAFAAGCAERTGPLLAHVDTASAARDLDVLRAVLGSQRLHYLGKSYGAQLGATYADLFPQRVGRLVLDGALDPAASYVDVAVEQAEGLEGALRAYAEDCPQRSGCPLAQDPEAAVEQVRDVLEAARTAPLPTGTDRPLTAALATTGVVAALYDDASWPALDEGLARAQRDDGSVLLRMADAYADRRPDGTYASNIMEAFHAVTCLDHPVDASAGAVEAAARRVEAASPTFGASLARGEVLCGVWPAAPVGAPGPVTAEGAAPVLVVGTTGDPATPYAWSQALADQLSSGRLLTWDGEGHTAYRRGSACVDAAVDGYLLDGVLPGEGATCG
- a CDS encoding DNA polymerase III subunit delta', which codes for MSVWNEVVGQPEAVAALQGAVRDPAEMTHAWLFTGPPGSGRSVAAGAFAAALQCERGGCGRCHACTTALAGTHADVQVVTTEKLGIDIDVVRGLVQSAQRRPASGRWRVLLVEDADRMSERGANVLLKAVEEPPARTVWLLCAPSPEDLVATIRSRCRAVRLRVPAVEAVAQLLVRRDGVDPAMAAHAARAAQSHIGLARRLARDEGARIRRREVLRIALEVRGVGDAVLRAADLVDVAAEEATAATAERDAAERAALLRSLGAEGAATLPPAVRAQVGQLEKDQKARATRSRRDVLDRALVDLASLYRDVLVVQLGADVELVNAEARRDVERLAADTTPERTLRRLDAVRQARERIGANVNPLLAVEAMALELRP